The DNA window GTCGTGGCCTTTGAACAGTTGCTCGAGGGCTTCAATCGCCGGCGGAATAAACTAAAACGATTGGAACCGTCATGTTCCGGACTTGTGTTTCTTTGGGGGGTGAACAAGCAACATGCGTCGCTGCAGCACCATAATATTTTTTTCTCGCAGAATTATCGCCGGGAATTTGAGCAAATTTTTGAGCAACGCGTGCCGCCGGAGGATCCCACGATCTACGTTGCGCTCACGAGCAAAAGCGATCCCGAACACGCGCCCGCACACGCCGAAAACTGGTTTGTGTTGTTGAACATGCCATACGTGACGGGTGAATCCGATTGGCGGCATGAGGCGAAAGCCGTGCGTGAGTGTGTGCTGGCAAAGTTGCAGCGTCATGGTTTTGATATTCGGGATAATATCGAAGTCGAGAGCATGATTACGCCGCGCGACTTTCTTGATTTATATCTCAGCAATCGCGGCAGCATTTACGGCATTTCTTCGAATAGCAGAAGCACCGCGTTCAAGCGTCCGGCCAATCGCTGTCGTGAGCTTAAGGGTTTGTATTTTGCCGGCGGCTCGACGCATCCGGGCGGCGGCATTCCGCTGGTGATGCTCTCGGGCAGGATGGCAGCGGAGTTGATTCTGGAGAATAGCAGGAGTTCATCCGGGTGAAGGTTGATGGAAAATCATATGAATAAGATAATCGTCATCGGTTCTGGGTTTGGCGGTTTAGCAGCGGCCATACGGTTGCAAGCTCGCGGTTTTGACGTAACCCTTCTTGAGAAAAATGCGAGGGTAGGCGGGCATGCGTATCAATTGAAGAAAAACGGCTATACGTTTGATATGGGGCCGTCGCTGATTACCGCGCCCGATATCATTCGACGCGTGTTTCAAGCCGCGGGCAAGCACATGGAAAATTATTTGGATCTCATCAAGCTTGCGCCGTTTTACCGGATTTATTATCACGACGGCACGCATCT is part of the Cytophagia bacterium CHB2 genome and encodes:
- a CDS encoding FAD-dependent oxidoreductase, yielding MENHMNKIIVIGSGFGGLAAAIRLQARGFDVTLLEKNARVGGHAYQLKKNGYTFDMGPSLITAPDIIRRVFQAAGKHMENYLDLIKLAPFYRIYYHDGTHL